In Kocuria turfanensis, a single genomic region encodes these proteins:
- a CDS encoding cupin domain-containing protein, with product MNWTDEQITQMRTGRPVYRNDAAGTSLTWLRRGEDTGGEYGLIYGEYDPGTGVFPHFHRDYVETFRVLGGRGAGKIAGRAVQLGAGEEAVVPRLAVHEFRASGDRPVRFLVEVRPAHPGFEKWVVTLQRMAAAGLTTPDGRPKNVHHAALVLVESDVNLPGLGRVLMPVFRLLAARARRRGIAEQLEKHYYRQD from the coding sequence ATGAACTGGACCGATGAGCAGATCACGCAGATGCGCACCGGGCGGCCGGTGTACCGCAACGACGCCGCCGGGACGTCCCTGACCTGGTTGCGCCGAGGCGAGGACACCGGCGGGGAGTACGGGCTGATCTACGGGGAGTACGACCCCGGCACCGGGGTGTTCCCGCACTTCCACAGGGACTATGTGGAGACCTTTCGCGTGCTCGGAGGACGCGGGGCAGGCAAGATCGCCGGCCGCGCCGTCCAGTTGGGCGCCGGAGAGGAAGCCGTGGTGCCGCGGCTGGCGGTGCACGAGTTCCGCGCCTCCGGCGACCGGCCCGTGCGCTTCCTCGTCGAGGTCCGGCCCGCCCATCCGGGGTTCGAGAAGTGGGTGGTCACGCTGCAGCGCATGGCAGCGGCCGGCCTGACCACCCCGGACGGGCGGCCGAAGAACGTCCACCACGCCGCCCTGGTCCTGGTGGAGTCCGATGTGAACCTTCCCGGCCTCGGCCGGGTGTTGATGCCGGTGTTCCGGCTGCTGGCGGCCCGGGCCCGGCGCAGGGGCATCGCCGAGCAGCTGGAGAAGCACTACTACCGGCAGGACTGA
- a CDS encoding helix-turn-helix domain-containing protein: MSEALAAWAQSRRQSFPAGRVPADGRMTPIELKVVREALGLSREQLAAALDVGLRSVDDWESDRRPIPEGVRDDVERIEAYTAEVADQLAAHLLEHAGGTPVLEVYDRDADMPALDLPGAPLPPTARWWRAVAHRVAEDVPGLRIVEAPK; encoded by the coding sequence GTGAGCGAGGCCCTGGCCGCCTGGGCACAGTCCCGCCGGCAGTCATTCCCTGCGGGGCGGGTTCCGGCCGACGGGCGGATGACGCCGATCGAGCTGAAGGTCGTGCGCGAGGCGCTGGGCCTGTCGCGGGAACAGCTCGCCGCCGCTCTGGACGTCGGCCTGCGCTCGGTCGACGACTGGGAGTCCGACCGCCGGCCCATCCCCGAGGGCGTCCGCGACGACGTCGAGCGGATCGAGGCGTACACCGCCGAGGTCGCCGACCAGCTGGCCGCCCACCTGCTCGAGCACGCCGGCGGCACCCCGGTGCTCGAGGTCTACGACCGGGACGCCGACATGCCGGCCCTCGACCTGCCCGGCGCACCGCTGCCGCCCACCGCCCGGTGGTGGCGGGCGGTCGCCCACCGGGTGGCCGAGGACGTGCCGGGGCTGCGGATCGTCGAGGCGCCGAAGTAG
- a CDS encoding cupin domain-containing protein, translating into MRPTQAEIDELLATCTTHRNTFLGDAVTFLRTSAGTSGECTLVHLVAEPGAGVPRRHPLHSAEHFEVLEGGALTVEIARKPHAVLPGEDATAPVDAVHLWANQGSSTVEELALRVRARHPQATRLPFIGDDVDDSRYPAEITDHSDRPLDTGGPPPDDRTATQMPGNLRT; encoded by the coding sequence ATGCGGCCGACCCAGGCGGAGATCGACGAGCTGCTGGCCACGTGCACCACCCACCGGAACACGTTCCTGGGCGACGCGGTCACCTTCCTGCGCACCAGTGCGGGGACCAGCGGGGAGTGCACTCTCGTCCACCTCGTGGCGGAGCCCGGGGCCGGCGTGCCCCGGCGCCACCCTCTGCACTCCGCCGAGCACTTCGAGGTCCTGGAGGGTGGTGCACTGACCGTCGAGATCGCCAGGAAACCCCACGCCGTGCTGCCCGGGGAGGACGCCACGGCGCCGGTGGACGCCGTGCATCTATGGGCGAACCAGGGCTCGTCCACGGTGGAGGAGCTGGCGCTTCGGGTCCGCGCCCGGCATCCGCAAGCCACCCGGCTGCCGTTCATCGGCGACGACGTCGATGACAGCCGCTACCCGGCCGAGATCACGGACCACTCCGATCGGCCGCTGGACACAGGTGGGCCGCCGCCGGACGACCGGACCGCGACCCAGATGCCCGGCAACCTGCGCACCTGA
- a CDS encoding phage holin family protein yields the protein MSHSVGPSTGGTSGAGAERTDPGTASILDVVKVFGRLLPKQLKDEAQLAKIELTEKAKTLGKGAAFVVVGLVFLLLATIALVGAAIAGLSQVMPAWLAALLLGVLFLIVLVVAALIGVATIKKAMPLVPRKAIFGLKYDLGVVKEGSAYTESRVQREEQLARERKEQEQREAAQDPARQKPPAPTEEQLRHRLKLRREHLKTLRDDVQGRAETIQSTTKGFVDRTSRTVRTTPKDVKSLLAQGGGTRSGAGQSGLGERWQPLTVLAVAGSAFLVFLRRLFR from the coding sequence ATGAGTCATTCGGTAGGCCCCAGCACGGGCGGCACCTCGGGAGCGGGGGCGGAGCGCACCGACCCGGGGACGGCGTCGATCCTGGATGTCGTCAAGGTCTTCGGCCGACTGCTGCCCAAGCAGCTCAAGGACGAGGCGCAGCTCGCGAAGATCGAGCTCACGGAGAAGGCCAAGACGCTCGGGAAGGGCGCGGCCTTCGTCGTCGTCGGACTGGTCTTCCTGCTGCTGGCCACCATCGCGCTCGTCGGCGCCGCCATCGCCGGCCTGTCGCAGGTGATGCCGGCGTGGCTGGCGGCACTGCTGCTGGGCGTGCTGTTCCTGATCGTCCTGGTGGTCGCGGCGCTGATCGGGGTGGCCACGATCAAGAAGGCCATGCCGCTCGTCCCGCGCAAGGCGATCTTCGGGCTCAAGTACGACCTCGGCGTGGTCAAGGAGGGCTCCGCCTACACCGAGAGCCGCGTCCAGCGCGAGGAGCAGCTGGCCCGCGAGCGCAAGGAGCAGGAGCAGCGCGAGGCGGCCCAGGACCCGGCCCGCCAGAAGCCCCCGGCGCCGACCGAGGAGCAGCTGCGGCACCGGCTGAAGCTGCGCCGCGAGCACCTCAAGACGCTGCGTGACGACGTCCAGGGCCGCGCCGAGACCATCCAGTCCACGACCAAGGGCTTCGTGGACCGCACGAGCCGCACGGTCCGGACCACGCCCAAGGACGTCAAGAGCCTCCTGGCCCAGGGCGGCGGGACCCGCTCCGGCGCGGGACAGTCCGGGCTGGGGGAGCGCTGGCAGCCGCTCACGGTCCTGGCCGTGGCGGGCAGCGCGTTCCTCGTCTTCCTGCGCAGGCTGTTCCGGTGA
- a CDS encoding DMT family transporter gives MSQWLAVALALLSALCLAVGTQKQGSAVADRTHGRLTPRALMTLLGNHRWLLGLGLLGLGTALNVAALGLATVTVVQPIGVVALVITTLLHARHRRLRINRRTWAAIGLCTAGGAVFVTCAVAATDPAHGISAWAERTVVVMLVVLVCVLGVAAALFRHGLGGTFYVVAAGILYGFVAVLVRLTITRIQGSAGGPLDDVNWLAIGAAAVAAALGGWFLQTAFASGPPDLVIAGLTVIDPMVGVLLGLLVLGEAGPGFSVLTGVLMTLAGGVAIVGVAVLSQHHPEVLARRAELAHRDRHAPSRPGP, from the coding sequence GTGAGCCAGTGGTTGGCCGTGGCCCTCGCGCTGCTCTCGGCCCTGTGCCTGGCCGTCGGCACGCAGAAGCAGGGCAGCGCCGTGGCGGACCGCACGCACGGCCGCCTGACCCCGCGGGCCCTGATGACGCTGCTGGGCAACCACCGCTGGCTCCTGGGGCTGGGCCTGCTCGGGCTCGGCACGGCGCTCAACGTGGCGGCCCTCGGCCTCGCCACCGTGACGGTGGTCCAGCCCATCGGCGTCGTGGCCCTGGTGATCACCACCTTGCTGCACGCCCGCCACCGGCGGCTGCGGATCAACCGGCGGACCTGGGCGGCCATCGGACTGTGCACCGCCGGCGGTGCGGTCTTCGTGACCTGCGCGGTCGCGGCGACGGATCCGGCCCACGGGATCTCGGCGTGGGCGGAGCGCACCGTGGTCGTCATGCTCGTGGTCCTCGTCTGCGTCCTCGGCGTCGCCGCGGCACTGTTCCGCCACGGCCTCGGCGGGACGTTCTACGTGGTGGCCGCCGGCATCCTCTACGGATTCGTGGCGGTGCTGGTCCGGCTGACCATCACCCGGATCCAGGGCAGCGCCGGGGGCCCGCTGGACGACGTCAACTGGCTCGCGATCGGCGCCGCCGCGGTGGCCGCCGCCCTGGGCGGGTGGTTCCTGCAGACCGCGTTCGCCTCCGGGCCCCCGGACCTGGTCATCGCCGGTCTCACCGTGATCGACCCGATGGTGGGCGTCCTCCTGGGGCTGCTGGTGCTCGGCGAGGCCGGCCCCGGCTTCTCCGTGCTGACCGGCGTGCTCATGACGCTGGCGGGAGGCGTTGCTATAGTCGGGGTCGCCGTGCTCTCGCAGCACCACCCGGAGGTGCTCGCACGCCGTGCAGAGCTCGCGCACCGGGACCGGCACGCACCGAGCCGGCCGGGGCCGTGA
- a CDS encoding glycosyltransferase → MSAETTTTDRPLTVLLGAETYPPDVNGAAQFGHRLARGLHERGHRVHVVCARTGRGPSARAEDDGVVEHRLRSHRAFTHPYFRLCFPWQVAGEIRRVFDEVDPDVVHVQCHYILGRLLVREARRRGIRTVGTNHFVPENLDPFLPFPQWFLDLYRKVSWRDMVRVFGRCDVVTAPTPLAVQTMVSNGFPDTVLAVSNGIRISDYEAHAGEHADHGPHPTVLFTGRLAVEKNVDVLIEAMSLLPAELGAHLELAGDGEQRAALEKLALALGVGDRVHFLGYVPDEELRAAYLRADVFCQPGTAELQSLVTLEAMSASRPVVLADARALPHLAEDGVNGWLFRPGDARDLAHKLGLVLGATAEERARMGRESRRKVAQHSFPRTLETFLRIYCGEQPDPGPDRGGRPRRLRTRLGALVR, encoded by the coding sequence TTGAGCGCCGAGACCACGACCACCGACCGCCCCCTGACCGTGCTGCTGGGCGCCGAGACGTATCCACCGGACGTCAACGGGGCCGCGCAGTTCGGGCACCGGCTCGCCCGGGGCCTGCACGAGCGGGGACACCGGGTGCACGTGGTCTGCGCCCGGACCGGCCGCGGGCCGTCCGCGCGCGCCGAGGACGACGGCGTCGTCGAGCACCGGCTGCGCTCCCACCGCGCCTTCACCCACCCGTACTTCCGGCTCTGCTTCCCGTGGCAGGTGGCCGGGGAGATCCGCCGGGTGTTCGACGAGGTGGACCCCGACGTCGTGCACGTGCAGTGCCACTACATCCTCGGCCGGCTGCTCGTGCGCGAGGCCCGGCGGCGGGGCATCCGGACGGTGGGCACCAACCACTTCGTCCCGGAGAACCTGGATCCCTTCCTGCCGTTCCCGCAGTGGTTCCTCGACCTCTACCGCAAGGTCTCCTGGCGGGACATGGTGCGGGTCTTCGGCCGGTGCGACGTGGTGACCGCCCCCACGCCGCTGGCCGTGCAGACCATGGTCAGCAACGGCTTCCCGGACACCGTGCTCGCCGTGTCGAACGGGATCCGGATCTCCGACTACGAGGCCCACGCCGGGGAGCACGCGGACCACGGCCCGCACCCGACCGTCCTGTTCACCGGCCGTCTCGCGGTGGAGAAGAACGTGGACGTCCTCATCGAGGCCATGTCCCTGCTCCCGGCCGAGCTCGGCGCCCACCTGGAGCTGGCCGGGGACGGGGAGCAGCGCGCCGCGCTCGAGAAGCTCGCGCTGGCCCTGGGGGTCGGCGACCGGGTGCACTTCCTCGGCTACGTCCCCGACGAGGAGCTGCGCGCCGCCTACCTGCGGGCCGACGTCTTCTGCCAGCCGGGCACGGCCGAGCTGCAGTCGCTGGTGACCCTGGAGGCGATGTCGGCGTCCCGCCCGGTCGTGCTGGCCGACGCCCGGGCCCTGCCGCACCTGGCCGAGGACGGCGTCAACGGCTGGCTGTTCCGCCCCGGGGACGCCCGCGACCTGGCGCACAAGCTGGGCCTAGTGCTCGGGGCGACCGCCGAGGAGCGGGCCCGGATGGGACGGGAGAGCCGCCGCAAGGTGGCCCAGCACAGCTTCCCGCGCACCCTGGAGACGTTCCTGCGGATCTACTGCGGCGAGCAGCCCGATCCCGGGCCCGACCGCGGCGGGCGGCCGCGCCGACTGCGGACCCGGCTGGGCGCCCTGGTGCGGTAA
- a CDS encoding murein hydrolase activator EnvC family protein — protein MRPVPPRSRTIRRPRLPIAVVLALVVVLAGTPLPASGERGWVWPLVPRPAVVGEWAAPAQRWGRGHRGVDLAAAPGATVRSPADGTVSFVGFVVDRPVLTVDHGGGLRSSFEPVESALVRGDRVRRGQAVGVLRGRDHCGAAACLHWGVRRGGDYLNPLQFVGALEPSVLLPVPERPHAAAQPSWPPSSLAPSS, from the coding sequence ATGAGACCCGTCCCGCCCCGCTCCCGCACGATCCGCCGGCCGCGCCTGCCGATCGCCGTGGTCCTGGCCCTCGTCGTCGTCCTGGCGGGGACACCGCTGCCGGCCTCCGGGGAGCGGGGCTGGGTCTGGCCGCTCGTGCCGCGGCCGGCGGTGGTGGGCGAGTGGGCCGCCCCGGCGCAGCGCTGGGGGCGGGGGCACCGCGGCGTGGACCTGGCCGCGGCCCCGGGCGCGACCGTGCGCTCCCCCGCCGACGGCACCGTGAGCTTCGTGGGGTTCGTGGTGGACCGCCCGGTGCTCACGGTGGACCACGGCGGCGGCCTGCGCTCGAGCTTCGAGCCCGTCGAGTCGGCCCTCGTGCGCGGGGACCGGGTCCGTCGCGGGCAGGCGGTGGGCGTGCTGCGCGGGCGCGACCACTGCGGGGCCGCGGCCTGCCTGCACTGGGGCGTGCGCCGGGGCGGGGACTACCTCAATCCGCTGCAGTTCGTCGGCGCCCTGGAGCCCTCGGTGCTGCTGCCCGTGCCCGAGCGGCCGCACGCGGCGGCTCAGCCGTCCTGGCCGCCCTCGTCCCTTGCACCCTCGTCCTGA
- the rpsB gene encoding 30S ribosomal protein S2: MSVVTMRQLLDSGVHFGHQTRRWNPKMKRFIFTERNGIYIIDLQQSLSFIDRAYEAVKTTVAHGGTILFVGTKKQAQEAIAEQATRVGMPYVNHRWLGGMLTNFTTVSKRIERMKELEEIDFDDVAGSQYTKKELLLLRREKEKLERTLGGIRNLTKAPSLVWIVDTKKEHLAVDEAQKLGIPVVAILDTNCDPDEVAFPIPGNDDAIRSVNLLTRVIADAVAEGLMERHNKKSGGAEQAAEPMAEWERELLEQHAAEQTAAPEVSAEAPAETAAPAETAAPAETETAAE; this comes from the coding sequence ATGTCCGTCGTTACCATGCGCCAGCTCCTCGACAGCGGCGTGCACTTCGGCCACCAGACCCGCCGCTGGAACCCGAAGATGAAGCGCTTCATCTTCACCGAGCGCAACGGCATCTACATCATCGACCTCCAGCAGTCGCTGTCCTTCATCGACCGCGCCTACGAGGCCGTCAAGACCACCGTGGCCCACGGCGGCACCATCCTGTTCGTCGGCACGAAGAAGCAGGCGCAGGAGGCCATCGCCGAGCAGGCCACCCGCGTGGGGATGCCCTACGTGAACCACCGCTGGCTGGGCGGCATGCTCACCAACTTCACCACGGTCTCCAAGCGCATCGAGCGCATGAAGGAGCTCGAGGAGATCGACTTCGACGACGTCGCCGGCTCGCAGTACACCAAGAAGGAGCTGCTGCTCCTGCGCCGCGAGAAGGAGAAGCTGGAGCGCACCCTCGGCGGCATCCGCAACCTGACCAAGGCCCCGTCCCTGGTCTGGATCGTGGACACCAAGAAGGAGCACCTGGCCGTGGACGAGGCCCAGAAGCTGGGCATCCCCGTCGTCGCGATCCTCGACACCAACTGCGACCCCGACGAGGTCGCCTTCCCGATCCCGGGCAACGACGACGCGATCCGCTCCGTCAACCTGCTGACCCGCGTGATCGCCGACGCCGTGGCCGAGGGCCTCATGGAGCGCCACAACAAGAAGTCCGGTGGCGCCGAGCAGGCCGCCGAGCCGATGGCCGAGTGGGAGCGCGAGCTGCTCGAGCAGCACGCCGCCGAGCAGACCGCCGCCCCGGAGGTCTCCGCCGAGGCCCCGGCCGAGACCGCCGCCCCCGCCGAGACCGCCGCCCCCGCCGAGACCGAGACCGCCGCCGAGTAG
- the tsf gene encoding translation elongation factor Ts, which yields MANYTAAEIKALRERTGAGMLDVKKALDEADGDLQKAQEIIRVKGLKGVTKREGRATAEGLVAARVEGTVGYLVEVNSETDFVAKSAPFVEFGNKVLEAAVAADASSLEELMEAQADGKAVSELVTETGALLGEKVVVRRLARVEGENVAVYLHKTSKDLPAQVGVLLAASGAQADQVAHDVAVHIAAMSPTFLSEEDVPAATVESEKRVAEETARAEGKPEKIIPNIINGRLKGYYKDVVLLDQDFAKDSKKTVGKVLEEAGATATAFARFRVGA from the coding sequence ATGGCGAACTACACCGCCGCTGAGATCAAGGCCCTGCGGGAGCGCACCGGCGCCGGCATGCTCGACGTCAAGAAGGCCCTCGACGAGGCCGACGGCGACCTGCAGAAGGCCCAGGAGATCATCCGCGTCAAGGGCCTGAAGGGCGTCACCAAGCGCGAGGGCCGCGCCACGGCCGAGGGGCTCGTGGCCGCGCGGGTCGAGGGCACCGTGGGCTACCTGGTCGAGGTCAACTCCGAGACCGACTTCGTGGCCAAGTCCGCCCCGTTCGTCGAGTTCGGCAACAAGGTCCTCGAGGCCGCCGTCGCCGCCGACGCGAGCTCCCTCGAGGAGCTCATGGAGGCCCAGGCCGACGGCAAGGCCGTCTCCGAGCTCGTCACCGAGACCGGCGCGCTGCTCGGCGAGAAGGTCGTCGTCCGCCGCCTCGCCCGGGTCGAGGGGGAGAACGTGGCCGTGTACCTGCACAAGACCTCCAAGGATCTCCCGGCCCAGGTCGGCGTGCTGCTGGCCGCCTCCGGCGCCCAGGCCGACCAGGTCGCCCACGACGTGGCCGTGCACATCGCCGCGATGTCCCCGACCTTCCTCTCCGAGGAGGACGTGCCCGCCGCGACCGTCGAGTCGGAGAAGCGCGTGGCCGAGGAGACCGCCCGCGCCGAGGGCAAGCCGGAGAAGATCATCCCGAACATCATCAACGGCCGCCTGAAGGGCTACTACAAGGACGTCGTCCTGCTCGACCAGGACTTCGCCAAGGACTCCAAGAAGACCGTCGGCAAGGTGCTCGAGGAGGCTGGCGCGACCGCCACGGCCTTCGCCCGCTTCCGCGTCGGCGCCTGA
- the pyrH gene encoding UMP kinase, whose translation MPTTSASEIQDEALRLSRGPRVTPTRRRVLLKLSGEVFGGGSIGVDTRVIRDIAEQIAATVGQVETAIVVGGGNFFRGAELSQAGMDRSRADYMGMLGTVMNCLALQDFLEQCGVDTRVQSAIKMEQVAEAYIPRRAIRHMEKDRVVIFGAGAGLPYFSTDTVAAQRALEVHADEVLMAKNGVDGVYTADPRTNPDAQRLSALTYDEALARDIRVMDQTAFSLCRDNDVTMRVFGMQGEGNVTRAILGEQIGTLVTA comes from the coding sequence ATGCCCACCACTTCAGCGTCCGAGATCCAGGACGAGGCCCTGCGCCTGAGCCGTGGCCCGCGGGTCACCCCCACGCGGCGCCGGGTCCTGCTGAAGCTCTCGGGCGAGGTCTTCGGCGGCGGCTCCATCGGCGTGGACACCCGCGTGATCCGCGACATCGCCGAGCAGATCGCCGCGACGGTCGGACAGGTGGAGACCGCGATCGTCGTCGGCGGCGGCAACTTCTTCCGCGGCGCCGAGCTCTCCCAGGCCGGCATGGACCGCTCCCGCGCCGACTACATGGGGATGCTCGGCACCGTCATGAACTGCCTGGCCCTGCAGGACTTCCTCGAGCAGTGCGGGGTCGACACGCGGGTGCAGTCCGCGATCAAGATGGAGCAGGTCGCCGAGGCGTACATCCCGCGGCGCGCCATCCGCCACATGGAGAAGGACCGCGTCGTGATCTTCGGCGCCGGGGCCGGGCTGCCCTACTTCTCCACCGACACCGTCGCCGCCCAGCGCGCCCTCGAGGTGCACGCGGACGAGGTGCTGATGGCCAAGAACGGGGTCGACGGCGTCTACACGGCCGACCCGCGCACGAACCCGGACGCCCAGCGGCTGTCCGCACTGACCTACGACGAGGCCCTGGCCCGCGACATCCGCGTGATGGACCAGACGGCCTTCAGCCTGTGCCGCGACAACGACGTGACGATGCGCGTGTTCGGCATGCAGGGCGAGGGCAACGTCACCCGCGCGATCCTCGGGGAGCAGATCGGCACCCTCGTCACCGCCTGA
- the frr gene encoding ribosome recycling factor: MISDILSEAKTKMGKAVDGAKEDFAGIRTGRANPSLFSSVLVEYYGTPTPLQQLASFQNPEARTLLITPYDRSALTDIEKALRNSDIGANPANDGNVIRVVMPELTQERRKEYVKIVGHKAEEARVSVRNIRRHAKDQIEKTVKDGDIGEDEGKRAEKDLDAVTKKHIEQIDEMLKNKEAELLQV; this comes from the coding sequence GTGATCTCAGACATCCTGTCCGAAGCGAAGACCAAGATGGGCAAGGCCGTGGACGGCGCCAAGGAGGACTTCGCCGGCATCCGCACGGGCCGGGCCAATCCCTCCCTCTTCTCCAGCGTCCTCGTCGAGTACTACGGCACGCCCACCCCCCTCCAGCAGCTCGCCTCCTTCCAGAACCCCGAGGCCCGCACCCTGCTCATCACCCCCTACGACCGCTCGGCGCTGACCGACATCGAGAAGGCGCTGCGCAACTCGGACATCGGCGCCAACCCGGCCAACGACGGCAACGTCATCCGGGTGGTCATGCCGGAGCTGACCCAGGAGCGCCGCAAGGAGTACGTGAAGATCGTCGGGCACAAGGCCGAGGAGGCCCGGGTGTCGGTGCGCAACATCCGCCGGCACGCCAAGGACCAGATCGAGAAGACCGTCAAGGACGGCGACATCGGCGAGGACGAGGGCAAGCGCGCCGAGAAGGACCTCGACGCCGTGACCAAGAAGCACATCGAGCAGATCGACGAGATGCTCAAGAACAAGGAAGCGGAGCTGCTGCAGGTCTGA
- a CDS encoding phosphatidate cytidylyltransferase, with amino-acid sequence MPDPRPPHQELKASPGPAGEAFPSRAPGTRDAAAGHHRERRHTAPSRAGRNLPAAVGVAVVLIGTLLVGLFVQPAVLALLAGTAAGIGVWEVGRSLRYRGISIPRVPAVTAGVLMPLAAFAGGGEALMMAVVVGLTLVIVWRALGERDGMILSIMGSVFALVWVGFLLSIALLLYHTDGGALKVLTVILLAIGSDTCGYAVGVVWGRHPMAPRISPKKSWEGFAGSLGGSVVIGILCAVLLLDHAWWEGALLAVALVLAATLGDFSESMVKRELGIKDMGTLLPGHGGVMDRIDSILFAVPAGYLLFELFAASA; translated from the coding sequence ATGCCGGACCCGCGACCCCCGCACCAGGAGCTGAAGGCTTCCCCGGGACCCGCCGGGGAGGCCTTCCCCTCTCGTGCCCCCGGCACCCGGGACGCGGCGGCGGGCCACCACCGGGAGCGGCGGCACACCGCACCCTCCCGCGCCGGACGGAACCTGCCGGCCGCCGTGGGCGTCGCCGTGGTGCTCATCGGGACCCTGCTCGTGGGCCTGTTCGTCCAGCCCGCCGTGCTCGCCCTGCTCGCCGGCACGGCCGCCGGGATCGGGGTCTGGGAGGTCGGGCGGTCGCTGCGCTACCGCGGCATCTCCATCCCGCGCGTCCCGGCGGTCACCGCCGGGGTGCTCATGCCCCTCGCCGCGTTCGCCGGCGGGGGAGAGGCCCTCATGATGGCCGTGGTCGTGGGCCTGACCCTGGTGATCGTGTGGCGGGCGCTGGGCGAGCGGGACGGGATGATCCTGTCCATCATGGGCTCGGTCTTCGCCCTCGTCTGGGTCGGGTTCCTCCTCAGCATCGCGCTGCTGCTCTACCACACGGACGGCGGGGCGCTGAAGGTGCTCACCGTCATCCTGCTGGCCATCGGCTCTGACACGTGCGGCTACGCCGTGGGGGTGGTCTGGGGCCGCCACCCCATGGCCCCGAGGATCAGCCCGAAGAAGTCCTGGGAGGGCTTCGCCGGCTCCCTGGGCGGGTCCGTGGTGATCGGGATCCTGTGCGCCGTGCTGCTGCTCGACCACGCCTGGTGGGAGGGCGCCCTCCTGGCGGTGGCCCTCGTGCTGGCCGCCACCCTCGGCGACTTCTCCGAGTCCATGGTCAAGCGCGAGCTGGGGATCAAGGACATGGGCACGCTGCTGCCCGGCCACGGGGGCGTGATGGACCGGATCGACTCCATCCTCTTCGCGGTCCCCGCCGGGTACCTGCTCTTCGAGCTGTTCGCCGCGAGCGCCTGA
- a CDS encoding DivIVA domain-containing protein produces MPAEHAAARIPASRIPRCAEGAWGYDVAEVDAFLARVRKTLEAPDPAPGEGCALLLSTQVRAAVFSGARGGYRPEAVDEALDAAEDALAAAEREQVLRLRGPEVWRQHVDALTGLLRGRIERPRTQRFRHPGRSRGQGYSAAHVDVLCERLGARLTDSAPLDPAELRGAVFPLAHGERSYEEQQVDAFLDRAVQLLLALR; encoded by the coding sequence ATGCCCGCCGAGCACGCCGCCGCACGCATCCCCGCGTCCCGCATCCCCCGCTGCGCCGAGGGCGCGTGGGGCTACGACGTCGCCGAGGTGGACGCCTTCCTCGCCCGCGTGCGGAAGACCCTGGAGGCGCCCGATCCCGCCCCGGGGGAGGGGTGCGCCCTCCTGCTGAGCACGCAGGTGCGCGCGGCCGTGTTCTCCGGGGCGCGGGGCGGCTACCGCCCGGAGGCCGTCGACGAGGCCCTGGACGCCGCGGAGGACGCCCTCGCCGCCGCCGAGCGCGAGCAGGTCCTGCGCCTGCGCGGACCCGAGGTCTGGCGGCAGCACGTCGACGCCCTGACGGGGCTGCTGCGCGGGCGGATCGAGCGGCCGCGCACCCAGCGCTTCCGGCACCCCGGACGGTCCCGGGGGCAGGGCTACTCGGCCGCCCACGTCGACGTCCTCTGCGAGCGCCTCGGCGCCCGGCTGACGGACTCCGCCCCGCTGGATCCGGCCGAGCTGCGCGGGGCCGTCTTCCCGCTCGCGCACGGCGAGCGCAGCTACGAGGAGCAGCAGGTGGACGCCTTCCTGGACCGCGCCGTCCAGCTCCTGCTGGCCCTGCGCTGA
- a CDS encoding DUF485 domain-containing protein: protein MSNQPPIDADDLVADVDFPAAQRSPEFQELRRTHRGFVFPLAVAFLVWYLLYVVLAMYVPQLFAIQVVGNVNLGVILGLLQFVTTFAITGAYVSFANRKLDPKATAIRERLEPSLGTTRGVHGQEN, encoded by the coding sequence ATGTCCAACCAGCCACCCATCGACGCCGACGACCTCGTCGCCGACGTCGACTTCCCCGCGGCCCAGCGGTCGCCCGAGTTCCAGGAACTGCGGAGGACCCACCGCGGCTTCGTCTTCCCGCTCGCTGTCGCCTTCCTGGTCTGGTACCTGCTGTACGTGGTGCTCGCCATGTACGTCCCGCAGCTCTTCGCCATCCAGGTGGTCGGCAACGTCAACCTGGGCGTGATCCTGGGGCTGCTCCAGTTCGTCACCACCTTCGCGATCACGGGCGCCTACGTGTCCTTCGCCAACCGCAAGCTGGACCCGAAGGCCACGGCCATCCGGGAGCGCCTCGAGCCCAGCCTCGGGACCACCCGCGGCGTCCACGGACAGGAGAACTAG